In the genome of Leptospiraceae bacterium, the window GCAATAGGTTCATTCTCTGTTAGCATTAAAAAAACATCAATTACTCTCACGGTAGGATCTTCAATAAGTAGATTCTTTAGTCTTCTTTTGGCATCATAAATTCTTTTTGCAAAGAGCACAAGCAAATTGAAAACTAATTGTGGTTGTTTCTGAATTAAAACTTCGAAACTTTCTTTGTCAAATTCTAAGGCTTTCACTTCTGTAATGGCGATTGCAGAAGCACTCCTTGGTTCTTCTTCTAATAGTGCCATTTCTCCAAAGATGCTACCTTCTTCTACAACATCTAAGGTTTTCTGAGTTTTTCCAAAAATTTTGATGATTTTGACTTTTCCTTTTAGAATGATAAAAAGACTTCTACCTGGTTCCCATTCGCTAAAGATCATCTCACCAGGTTTAAAGGTTCTTCCGTATTTTTGAAATAGAATTTCATTAACTTCCATTCTACTGACTCTCTAAATATTCTAACCTTCTTTTTGCTTGTTTTGTTATGTCGTCTAATGGTTTAAACATTAAAACTTTTTTATAAAACATTTTAGCTTTTTGTAAATCCTTTAGGATTTCGAATATAATTCCAATCTGAAATAATACATTTTTTACATGTTTTCCATCTGGATAGTCTTTTATATATTGTAGTAGAAACTCTAAACCTGATTTGTAATTTTTCATTAAAGTCAATAACCTACCTTTTTGATATAAGAGTTCTTCATTTGCGTTTTCTTGGGCTTTGATGCTTGGAAGGTCTTCATTTTCTAATAAGAAATCATAGGCTTCCTTGATTTGATTATTAGATATGAAATGTTCAATTTTATTTATTATGTCTTCTAAGGATACTTTTGTTTCTTCTTTTTTGGGAGTGGTATCAATATCAGGAATTTGGAATAGATCATCTTCAATGGTTCTTAAATTATCCTCGTTGGTACTTTCAGCCTGTTCATATTCTTTGTTGATCAAATAATCTTCTAAACTTGGGATATTTGATGGGTAGGACTCACCTTTTCTTGCTTTTGTAAGTAAAAACTCAGCACGTTCTCTGAATTTCCCTTTGGGATTGTAATATAAATATTTTTCATATACATATTCAGCTCTATCAATATTCCCAGCTCTATGGAAGGACTCCCCTACATTCATTAACTCATATTCAGGATTTTTTACGCTATCTGCCTTCAAGATTTCACGTATTTTTGCATGGATTTGGCGTAACTCCCTCGAGAAAACTTTCGACATTTGAAGAACAAGACGAGTATTGCTTAGTGCTAATTTTTGAAATTCTTCCAAGCTTAAAATCACAACACGAGCACTCCCAACGACTTGGGCTGTTTCTTCTCTTGGATACTTTCCTAATGCGGATTTTACACCAAAAAACTCACCAACTTTGACTATATACTTTTCTTCTTTACTTCCATCTAATG includes:
- a CDS encoding Crp/Fnr family transcriptional regulator codes for the protein MEVNEILFQKYGRTFKPGEMIFSEWEPGRSLFIILKGKVKIIKIFGKTQKTLDVVEEGSIFGEMALLEEEPRSASAIAITEVKALEFDKESFEVLIQKQPQLVFNLLVLFAKRIYDAKRRLKNLLIEDPTVRVIDVFLMLTENEPIALQKNSISLHVTIDDVANWSGLPMSEVNSIVMSLVKQGKIELYADKIVIPNLRELQRFVQTKVKSFRKK
- a CDS encoding cyclic nucleotide-binding domain-containing protein; amino-acid sequence: MPTIKEYSRGAVIYFEGDKSDKIYLLQSGQVILIYNSLDGSKEEKYIVKVGEFFGVKSALGKYPREETAQVVGSARVVILSLEEFQKLALSNTRLVLQMSKVFSRELRQIHAKIREILKADSVKNPEYELMNVGESFHRAGNIDRAEYVYEKYLYYNPKGKFRERAEFLLTKARKGESYPSNIPSLEDYLINKEYEQAESTNEDNLRTIEDDLFQIPDIDTTPKKEETKVSLEDIINKIEHFISNNQIKEAYDFLLENEDLPSIKAQENANEELLYQKGRLLTLMKNYKSGLEFLLQYIKDYPDGKHVKNVLFQIGIIFEILKDLQKAKMFYKKVLMFKPLDDITKQAKRRLEYLESQ